The Cydia amplana chromosome 11, ilCydAmpl1.1, whole genome shotgun sequence genome includes a region encoding these proteins:
- the LOC134652315 gene encoding uncharacterized protein LOC134652315 encodes MDLQIEDIEYCKAHPLLRFNKSHIWIEKDNLPYYNLSNTTSVACCYKSFYRPKSVDDITSSKIDNRVKYNPCRFFSDFIQVEDEFVRVNCSHGKKLFDSFFLFAREKEISVKPKTDLPYNILILGIDSVSRLNLHRTMPKTVTFLNTVGAIELLRYNKVGENTFPNLIPLLLGKHVTELQETCWPNKKHTFDNCPFIWNRFQQAGFATAYGEDYTKIGTFNYNKRGFAGSPTDYYPRTFMVEAETFARTNNGGNFTLCLNDKYIFKILLDYVEDLTAVSKRSLFGFFWENTMTHDHLNYPSVMDEDYTALFKRMHSSGYLNKSIIFVLSDHGFRWGKFRKTRQGFLEDRLPFVFALIPPSFRKNFSEAYTNLVQNVHRLTTPFDMHATLIDLINLNTIENDEIIFRTYDSDSNQRSISLFLPIPENRTCESAAIDAHWCVDYGNTKVDSNSTEAREAVHHAMSHLNSLLKDYSQCAELTLDKVLLVTRLISDSSKEIIKKSVELTVTFSTNPGGGEFEATLGRQGGPGSPWLLLGSASRVNAYGNQSYCVQEQQDAQLKLYCYCFNNFNIYTI; translated from the coding sequence ATGGATCTCCAAATTGAAGATATTGAATACTGTAAAGCACATCCTCTGCTTCGGTTTAATAAATCACATATTTGGATTGAAAAAGATAACTTACCTTATTACAATTTAAGTAATACTACAAGTGTTGCTTGCTGTTATAAATCTTTTTACCGGCCGAAATCGGTAGACGACATCACGTCTTCCAAAATCGATAATCGAGTCAAATACAACCCTTGTCGATTTTTTTCTGATTTTATTCAAGTTGAAGATGAATTTGTCCGAGTTAATTGTAGTCACGGAAAAAAGCTATTCGATTCTTTTTTCCTATTTGCGCGTGAAAAGGAAATCTCAGTCAAACCAAAGACAGATTTACCGTATAACATATTGATTCTAGGAATAGACTCGGTATCTAGATTGAATCTCCATAGGACTATGCCCAAAACTGTAACATTTTTGAACACGGTGGGTGCTATAGAATTGTTAAGATATAATAAAGTAGGTGAAAACACCTTTCCCAATCTAATACCACTTTTGCTTGGTAAACACGTAACAGAGCTGCAGGAAACGTGTTGGCCCAACAAGAAGCACACGTTTGACAATTGTCCTTTTATATGGAATCGGTTCCAGCAGGCAGGCTTCGCCACAGCTTACGGAGAGGACTACACAAAGATCGGGACATTCAACTATAACAAGCGCGGCTTCGCGGGTTCTCCCACCGACTACTACCCTCGCACCTTCATGGTCGAAGCTGAAACCTTTGCCAGAACAAACAACGGAGGAAACTTCACATTATGCTTGAACGACAAATATATCTTCAAAATTCTTCTGGATTATGTCGAAGACCTTACAGCTGTGTCTAAAAGAAGTCTATTCGGATTCTTTTGGGAAAACACAATGACCCATGACCATTTAAACTATCCGTCAGTGATGGACGAAGACTACACAGCGCTATTTAAGAGGATGCACAGCTCTGGTTATTTGaataaaagtattatttttgtactgAGCGACCACGGTTTCAGATGGGGCAAATTTCGGAAAACTAGACAAGGATTTTTGGAGGACAGGTTACCCTTCGTGTTTGCTTTAATACCTCCGTCGTTTCGTAAAAACTTTAGTGAGGCGTATACAAATCTGGTACAAAACGTACACCGCCTAACTACACCATTCGATATGCACGCCACTTTAATCGACTTAATTAATCTGAACACCATTGAAAATGATGAGATAATTTTTCGAACCTACGATTCAGACTCCAATCAACGAAGCATCAGTTTATTTTTACCAATTCCGGAGAACAGAACATGTGAATCAGCAGCCATAGATGCCCACTGGTGCGTCGATTACGGAAATACTAAAGTAGATTCCAATAGTACTGAAGCGAGGGAGGCAGTACATCATGCAATGTCGCATTTGAATAGCCTTCTTAAGGATTATTCGCAGTGTGCTGAGCTCACTCTTGACAAAGTGTTGCTTGTAACTCGACTGATATCTGATAGCTCCAAAGAGATAATTAAGAAATCAGTTGAGTTGACAGTAACGTTCAGTACGAATCCCGGAGGAGGCGAGTTTGAAGCAACGTTGGGGAGACAAGGCGGTCCCGGCAGCCCCTGGCTTTTGTTAGGCTCCGCAAGCCGAGTCAACGCTTATGGCAACCAAAGCTACTGCGTACAAGAGCAACAGGATGCTCAGTTGAAGCTTTACTGTTATTGcttcaataattttaatatttacaccATATAG
- the LOC134652314 gene encoding uncharacterized protein LOC134652314, translating to MVPYFKNLVMLSIVLGSGSFLCMVLYGDPRVYIKKYGRLYKLREDIKKRPIIIHSTNATNNTFYSDDEIRKMGKWEEVKPCPAHPLLGSNTTHIWVERDNFPYYSLNTSTSIICCYQSFYRPKTVDDITSLKIDNRVKYNPCRNFSDYILAEDEFVRVKCSHGKKITNSFFLFAREKKISVKPKTDLPYNILILGIDSVSRLNLHRTMPKTVTFLNTLGAVELLRYNKVGDNTFPNLIPLLLGKHVTELQETCWPNKKLTFDNCPFIWERFQQAGFATAYGEDHTMIGTFNYNRRGFAGSPTDYYLRTFMVEAETFARTNNGGKFKLCLNDKYIFKILLDYVEDLTAVSKRSLFGFFWENTMTHDHLNYPSVMDEDYTALFKRMHSSGYLNKSIVFLTSDHGIRWGKFRKTRQGFLEARLPFVFALIPPSFRKNFSEAYTNLVQNVHRLTTPFDVHATLIDLINLKTIENAKINYRTNEAYTSKRSISLFLPIPENRTCESAAIDAHWCVDYGNVKVDSNSPEAREAVEYAMWHLNGLLKDYPQCAELTLDKVLLVTRLVSDSSKEKIKTLVELTVTFSTNPGGGEFEATLGRQGGPGSPWLLLGSVSRINVYGNQSYCIKHHGDAQLMLYCYCIY from the coding sequence ATGGTGCCCTACTTCAAGAATCTGGTTATGCTGAGCATAGTGCTTGGGAGTGGATCTTTTCTGTGTATGGTGTTGTACGGCGACCCGagggtttatattaaaaaatatggaAGATTATATAAGTTACGCGAAGACATTAAAAAACGTCCCATAATAATACACAGCACTAACGCTACGAACAACACATTTTACTCTGACGATGAAATTCGGAAAATGGGGAAATGGGAGGAAGTGAAACCATGTCCAGCTCACCCTTTGCTAGGGTCGAACACAACTCACATTTGGGTTGAAAGAGATAATTTTCCCTATTACAGTTTAAATACCTCTACGAGTATTATATGCTGTTATCAATCTTTTTACCGTCCTAAAACGGTAGACGACATCACGTCTTTGAAAATAGATAATCGAGTCAAATACAACCCTTGTCGTAATTTTTCAGATTACATTCTAGCTGAAGACGAATTTGTGAGGGTTAAATGTAGTCAcggaaaaaaaattacaaattctttttttctatttgctCGTGAAAAGAAAATCTCAGTTAAACCAAAAACAGATTTACCGTATAACATATTGATTCTAGGAATAGATTCGGTATCTAGATTGAATCTCCATAGGACTATGCCCAAGACTGTAACATTTTTGAACACGTTGGGTGCTGTAGAATTGTTAAGATATAATAAAGTAGGGGACAACACCTTTCCCAATCTAATACCACTTTTGCTTGGTAAACACGTAACAGAGCTGCAGGAAACGTGTTGGCCCAACAAGAAGCTCACGTTTGACAACTGTCCTTTTATATGGGAGCGGTTCCAGCAGGCGGGCTTCGCCACAGCTTACGGAGAGGACCACACAATGATCGGGACGTTCAACTATAACAGGCGGGGGTTTGCAGGCTCCCCCACCGATTATTATCTGCGCACCTTCATGGTCGAAGCTGAAACCTTTGCCAGAACAAACAACGGAGGAAAATTCAAATTATGCTTGAACGACAAATATATCTTCAAAATTCTTCTGGACTATGTCGAAGACCTTACAGCAGTGTCTAAAAGAAGTCTATTTGGGTTCTTTTGGGAAAACACAATGACCCATGATCATTTAAACTATCCGTCAGTGATGGACGAAGACTATACAGCGCTGTTTAAGAGGATGCACAGCTCTGGTTACTTGAATAAAAGTATTGTATTCTTAACAAGCGATCATGGCATAAGATGGGGCAAATTTCGGAAAACTAGACAAGGATTTTTGGAGGCCAGGTTACCCTTCGTGTTTGCTTTAATACCTCCGTCGTTTCGGAAAAACTTTAGTGAGGCGTATACAAATCTGGTACAAAACGTACATCGGCTAACTACACCATTCGATGTGCACGCCACTTTGATCGACTTAATTAATCTGAAGACCATTGAAAATGCTAAGATAAATTACCGAACCAATGAGGCTTATACTAGTAAACGAagcattagtttatttttaccaATTCCGGAGAACAGAACATGTGAATCAGCAGCCATAGATGCCCACTGGTGCGTCGATTATGGAAATGTGAAAGTAGATTCCAATAGTCCTGAAGCAAGGGAGGCGGTAGAGTACGCAATGTGGCATTTGAATGGTCTACTTAAGGATTATCCGCAGTGTGCTGAACTCACTCTTGATAAAGTCTTGCTTGTTACTCGACTGGTATCTGATAGTTCCAAAGAGAAAATTAAGACATTGGTTGAGTTGACTGTAACGTTCAGTACGAATCCCGGAGGCGGAGAATTTGAAGCCACGCTAGGGAGGCAAGGAGGTCCTGGCAGTCCTTGGCTTTTGCTAGGCTCCGTAAGCCGAATCAACGTCTATGGAAACCAAAGCTACTGCATCAAACACCATGGAGACGCGCAGCTAATGCTTTACTGTTATtgcatttattaa